The following are encoded together in the Nitrospirota bacterium genome:
- a CDS encoding YaiI/YqxD family protein — protein sequence MQIFVDADSCPVRDIIYEEAHKRGINIIMVVSMAHNIYELDGMSVLRVDSSFQAVDMAIVNKASSGDIVVTSDFGLASLVLGNGVFALSPSGLIYTVHAMDSLLERRHASARQRRGGRRVKGPKARRREDDNRFRKNLIMVMEQG from the coding sequence ATGCAGATATTTGTTGATGCAGACTCTTGTCCGGTAAGGGATATAATTTACGAAGAGGCACATAAGCGCGGAATTAACATCATCATGGTTGTCAGTATGGCCCATAATATTTATGAGCTGGATGGCATGTCAGTCTTACGAGTGGATTCATCATTTCAGGCCGTTGACATGGCAATAGTTAACAAAGCGTCATCAGGGGATATTGTAGTGACTTCCGATTTTGGTTTAGCGTCCTTAGTGCTTGGTAATGGTGTTTTTGCCCTGTCTCCTTCAGGGCTGATCTATACAGTGCATGCAATGGATTCACTTCTCGAAAGGAGACATGCCTCCGCCAGGCAGAGAAGGGGAGGCAGACGAGTAAAAGGGCCGAAGGCCAGACGCAGAGAAGATGACAACAGGTTCAGGAAGAATCTAATAATGGTGATGGAGCAAGGTTAA
- a CDS encoding flagellar protein FlaG yields the protein MKINEMNNNASLQINNNSLGKIGRKRSGFSLSLYVNGQSEQVTVKIIDNKSKETIREITSHESQDISSQIYDIAGRLYNEKA from the coding sequence ATGAAGATTAATGAAATGAACAACAATGCCTCACTTCAGATAAACAATAATTCTTTGGGTAAAATTGGCCGGAAAAGGAGTGGATTCTCATTAAGCCTTTATGTTAATGGTCAGTCTGAACAGGTCACGGTTAAGATCATAGACAATAAATCTAAAGAAACCATACGCGAGATAACATCTCATGAGTCGCAAGATATTTCTTCTCAGATATACGATATTGCTGGACGATTATATAACGAAAAGGCATGA
- the apbC gene encoding iron-sulfur cluster carrier protein ApbC — protein sequence MLVTEGQVLNSLRSVEDPDLKKDVVSLGFVKNLKIEEGKVSFELELTTPACPMKAQLKEAAEEAVKRIEGVAEVRVEVTSNVSSHRMPGNEEILPGVKNIVAVASGKGGVGKSTVSVSLAVAMAKTGAKVGLLDTDIYGPSIPIMMGVTEKPEIRGDKLIPIVKYGVSLMSIGFMIPEDTPLIWRGPMVMKAVEQLLTDVEWGDLDYLLMDLPPGTGDVQLTLSQKVPLTGAVIVTTPQDVALLDVVRGISMFRKLNVPILGVVENMSFFSCPHCGGRSDIFSHGGGKSASQKLDVPFLGEVPIDLKIREGGDAGRPVTADDVASPQSRVFMSLAEQLAANISAL from the coding sequence ATGTTAGTTACTGAAGGACAAGTACTTAATTCATTGAGGAGTGTTGAAGACCCAGATCTTAAAAAGGATGTGGTCTCTCTGGGATTTGTTAAGAATTTGAAAATAGAGGAGGGCAAGGTCTCTTTTGAGCTTGAGCTGACGACGCCTGCCTGTCCTATGAAGGCTCAGTTAAAGGAGGCGGCTGAAGAGGCAGTTAAACGGATTGAAGGTGTTGCAGAGGTCAGAGTGGAAGTGACATCCAATGTGTCTTCTCACAGGATGCCCGGTAATGAAGAGATACTGCCCGGAGTGAAAAATATCGTGGCAGTTGCAAGTGGAAAGGGCGGGGTTGGTAAATCAACTGTAAGTGTAAGTCTTGCTGTCGCAATGGCGAAGACGGGAGCAAAAGTAGGCTTGCTGGACACAGACATCTATGGTCCCAGTATCCCAATAATGATGGGTGTTACTGAAAAGCCTGAGATACGTGGCGATAAGCTGATACCGATCGTAAAATACGGGGTCAGTCTGATGTCAATAGGGTTTATGATTCCGGAGGATACCCCCCTGATTTGGAGGGGTCCTATGGTTATGAAGGCCGTTGAACAGCTTCTTACTGATGTGGAATGGGGCGATCTTGATTACCTCCTGATGGACCTTCCGCCTGGAACCGGTGATGTGCAGCTTACCCTGTCGCAGAAGGTGCCGCTGACAGGGGCAGTCATTGTTACTACGCCGCAGGATGTGGCCCTTCTCGATGTGGTTCGTGGAATTTCCATGTTTAGAAAGCTCAATGTCCCAATACTTGGCGTTGTCGAGAACATGAGTTTCTTTTCGTGCCCACATTGCGGGGGCCGATCAGACATATTCAGCCACGGTGGAGGGAAGTCAGCCTCTCAGAAGCTGGATGTACCCTTCCTGGGTGAGGTTCCTATTGACCTTAAAATAAGGGAGGGCGGTGATGCAGGCAGGCCTGTAACTGCAGATGATGTTGCTTCTCCACAGAGCCGGGTTTTTATGAGTTTAGCTGAACAATTAGCTGCAAATATAAGTGCGTTATGA
- a CDS encoding superoxide dismutase, translated as MSHEAKKFELKGLEGLTESQISQHRDILYVGYVNKLNEIEDKLKTADRSKANQIYSEYRGLKTDETFALNGVILHELYFENMGGKGGNPAGQIAELIKRDFGSVERWIEDFKACGMAVRGWVVLAYNIWDGKLHNYGADAHNFNFPAMAWPLLVMDVYEHAYTIDYGVKRPPYIDVFLKNINWEVSNKRLDRIAKLI; from the coding sequence ATGTCACACGAGGCAAAAAAGTTTGAATTAAAGGGTTTGGAAGGACTGACTGAAAGTCAGATTTCTCAGCACAGGGATATTCTCTATGTTGGCTATGTAAACAAGCTTAATGAGATAGAGGACAAGCTTAAGACTGCCGACCGCTCTAAGGCCAATCAGATATACAGTGAATATCGCGGCCTTAAGACAGATGAGACATTTGCATTGAACGGTGTCATTCTTCATGAATTATATTTTGAAAATATGGGAGGTAAAGGAGGAAATCCCGCGGGACAGATAGCAGAACTTATAAAAAGAGATTTTGGCAGTGTTGAACGTTGGATAGAGGATTTCAAGGCCTGCGGAATGGCCGTCAGGGGATGGGTTGTTCTTGCATACAACATATGGGATGGAAAACTGCATAACTATGGCGCTGATGCCCATAATTTCAATTTCCCGGCAATGGCATGGCCTTTGCTGGTAATGGATGTATACGAACATGCATACACTATAGACTATGGTGTTAAGAGACCCCCATATATAGATGTATTTCTGAAAAATATCAACTGGGAGGTTTCAAACAAAAGACTGGATCGTATCGCAAAGTTGATATAA
- a CDS encoding transcriptional repressor, translated as MHRNSKQRKLILEALRQSKLHPSADWVYREVKRKIPNISLGTVYRNLRFLKEAGEVTEISCDGSEGRYDGNPHLHYHITCYKCGQIRDVDNIILHDIEEKVAASTGFKITNHCVGFAGICNDCQNDTH; from the coding sequence ATGCATCGTAATTCCAAGCAGAGGAAACTCATCCTGGAGGCTCTAAGGCAAAGCAAGCTCCATCCATCAGCAGACTGGGTATACAGAGAAGTTAAACGGAAGATACCTAACATTAGCCTTGGTACTGTATACAGAAATCTAAGGTTTCTTAAGGAGGCAGGTGAAGTTACAGAGATTTCATGTGACGGCAGTGAAGGCAGATATGATGGAAATCCGCATCTTCACTATCACATAACCTGCTATAAATGCGGGCAGATAAGAGATGTAGACAATATTATCCTGCACGACATTGAAGAAAAGGTAGCTGCATCAACTGGATTTAAAATAACTAATCATTGTGTCGGATTTGCAGGCATATGTAATGACTGCCAAAATGACACTCATTAA
- a CDS encoding sulfurtransferase TusA family protein gives MDVPEKVDFKLNTLGQLCPMPIILTSKKMKEMSPGEVLEVISDDAGIKKDMPAWCNTTKNEFIGHVEDNMVFRVYVRKKK, from the coding sequence ATGGACGTACCAGAAAAGGTTGATTTCAAACTTAATACTCTTGGTCAGCTTTGCCCAATGCCTATCATACTAACATCAAAGAAAATGAAGGAAATGTCGCCGGGCGAGGTGCTTGAGGTGATTTCTGATGATGCAGGAATTAAGAAAGACATGCCGGCGTGGTGCAATACAACAAAGAACGAATTCATTGGACATGTTGAGGATAATATGGTGTTCAGGGTTTATGTAAGAAAGAAAAAGTAA
- a CDS encoding HD-GYP domain-containing protein — MTSGIFEEKKGSAAKDFTNNLYKLIRTAQIHDSINVATIAVLKKTMESIKILLDRGGQFSLRLYQESLFIDDEKIRVDIENFLACTTLMNEMKKLSVGSISFSHQSTIDELCRFIYAFNSVEYKSADPFKELEHKLTAQGINNITVDRIENGDVEDGIHIIQDSKEVATNLYFKTLSAVSDVMDSAKLKNAVGIKKTKRMIQSMVDLIVREEATVLGLTTLRSYDEYTYNHSVNVSILSIAIGQRLGYDRKALSDLGMATLFHDIGKIDLPLEVLNKPSEFTPEEWKIMRTHPINGVKTLLRLKGLQEQAIRMILSSFEHHLNYDLSGYPKLASARRVSLFGRITSICDCYDALTSARVYNRSPLVPDKALSYMMKKSSIAFDPLLLKIFVNVIGIYPIGTIVLLNTQELAVVVRANANPVNIHKPCIKIITDSHGNETDGETIDLSWESKTAIVQSVDHRKYGIEVSKYFIS, encoded by the coding sequence ATGACAAGCGGAATATTTGAAGAGAAAAAAGGATCTGCTGCAAAAGATTTCACAAATAATCTGTATAAACTTATCAGAACCGCTCAAATCCATGACTCCATAAATGTTGCAACCATTGCCGTATTGAAGAAGACGATGGAATCTATAAAGATACTGCTGGACAGGGGCGGCCAATTCTCCCTGAGACTATATCAGGAATCTCTATTTATAGATGATGAAAAAATAAGAGTAGATATTGAAAATTTTTTAGCCTGCACAACTCTCATGAATGAGATGAAGAAACTGAGTGTTGGTTCAATTTCATTCTCGCATCAATCAACCATAGATGAGCTCTGCAGGTTTATCTATGCCTTTAATAGTGTTGAATACAAATCTGCTGATCCATTCAAGGAGCTTGAGCACAAACTGACAGCTCAGGGCATTAATAACATTACGGTTGACAGGATCGAAAATGGTGATGTGGAAGATGGAATACACATAATTCAGGATTCTAAAGAAGTGGCAACAAACCTGTACTTCAAAACGCTCTCAGCCGTATCAGATGTAATGGACAGTGCAAAATTAAAGAACGCGGTGGGGATAAAAAAGACCAAAAGGATGATCCAATCAATGGTTGATCTGATTGTGCGGGAAGAAGCGACTGTCCTGGGGTTAACAACGCTGAGGTCTTATGATGAATATACATATAATCACTCAGTTAATGTATCTATTTTATCTATTGCTATAGGGCAGAGGCTCGGTTATGACAGAAAAGCGTTGAGTGATCTCGGCATGGCCACCCTTTTTCATGATATTGGGAAAATTGATCTCCCGCTTGAAGTCCTCAACAAGCCTTCAGAATTCACTCCAGAAGAGTGGAAGATTATGCGGACACACCCGATTAATGGCGTTAAAACACTCCTGAGACTGAAGGGACTTCAGGAACAAGCAATTAGAATGATATTATCAAGTTTTGAACATCATCTGAACTATGATCTTTCAGGTTATCCAAAGCTTGCATCAGCCAGGCGGGTCAGTCTGTTTGGCAGAATTACATCCATATGTGACTGCTATGATGCACTGACATCAGCAAGGGTTTATAATCGTTCACCACTGGTACCTGACAAGGCCCTTTCTTACATGATGAAAAAGAGTTCTATTGCCTTCGACCCCCTGTTATTAAAGATTTTTGTGAATGTAATAGGAATTTATCCTATCGGAACCATAGTACTTCTGAATACGCAAGAATTAGCAGTAGTTGTCAGGGCAAATGCAAATCCTGTTAATATTCATAAGCCGTGCATAAAGATTATAACGGACTCTCACGGAAATGAAACTGATGGGGAAACAATTGACCTGTCCTGGGAATCGAAAACAGCCATCGTCCAGTCTGTTGACCACAGAAAGTACGGCATAGAGGTTAGTAAATACTTCATTAGTTGA
- a CDS encoding HEAT repeat domain-containing protein, giving the protein MNPIKDDTRMETSELPLNKVAVKMAADVLQSLSKAIKALKLYPDNSPVRQKIISDVTSKFSNFLQENGDLILTVRPFEFLYMGEVVYSQQHKEDSLAFKFFGDGIRELAFSENLQEHELLAFIDVIQGNRERDDDDDIVTLMWEKEFKNIRYVVIEEGGETDGGQDTANNNTKNLFGSALSKDALMDAHKAENLQGQMHPGSHNQSAGVEHEIELLYGKPFGEIFVITPEEAETIKEEMVRESKINLFLDMLDILFLILEVEEDTDSYAEIMTYIETSIKTMIMSGDYTHAIESLNKIKTIAESEKENRPKHAESASGVIDALGNETFLQQFTMSMNASKADNFDEIYTILTMLNKKSILPMTNMLSSLEQMKNRHVVCDALAVLAKDDLDSVLNKLHDDNWYIVRNIVYVLGRIADSRVLSHINSIKDHREPRVRKEIIHTLSEINSDEAKNMLVLYLNDSDSSVRVSALKRLTLMGHRKAVSEILRIITSEAFDRREIFEKKELFYSLADLGSEDQLPFLKELLMKKSRLFGRARVDEMRLLSVHALRKMNVSAATDIIREGASSSDKVIRKICEDALRSAGRRDI; this is encoded by the coding sequence ACGTAACCAGTAAATTCTCGAATTTTCTTCAGGAAAATGGAGATCTCATATTAACTGTAAGACCTTTTGAATTCTTGTATATGGGAGAAGTTGTCTACAGTCAGCAGCACAAAGAAGACAGTCTGGCATTCAAATTCTTTGGTGATGGAATACGTGAACTGGCTTTTTCTGAAAATCTGCAGGAGCATGAGCTACTTGCATTTATTGATGTTATTCAGGGCAACAGGGAGCGGGATGACGATGATGACATTGTAACTCTTATGTGGGAAAAGGAGTTTAAAAATATCCGCTATGTCGTTATAGAAGAAGGCGGGGAGACGGATGGGGGTCAAGATACAGCAAATAATAACACAAAAAATTTATTCGGCTCTGCACTAAGCAAAGACGCTTTAATGGATGCACATAAGGCAGAAAACCTGCAGGGCCAAATGCATCCAGGGTCTCATAATCAATCAGCAGGGGTAGAACATGAGATAGAACTGCTTTATGGAAAACCTTTTGGTGAGATATTCGTTATAACTCCTGAGGAGGCAGAGACAATAAAAGAGGAGATGGTAAGGGAATCGAAAATCAATCTTTTTTTAGATATGCTTGATATTCTCTTTCTGATTCTTGAAGTCGAGGAAGATACTGACAGTTATGCAGAAATAATGACTTACATAGAAACATCAATTAAGACAATGATTATGTCAGGAGATTATACACACGCTATAGAATCTTTGAACAAGATCAAGACAATAGCTGAAAGTGAAAAAGAGAATAGACCGAAACATGCTGAATCAGCCTCTGGGGTAATAGATGCACTTGGAAATGAAACATTTCTACAGCAGTTCACCATGTCTATGAATGCGAGCAAAGCTGATAATTTTGATGAGATATATACTATCCTTACAATGCTTAATAAAAAATCAATTTTACCTATGACAAATATGCTTTCATCTCTCGAACAAATGAAAAATCGTCATGTTGTGTGCGATGCGCTTGCTGTACTTGCAAAGGATGATTTAGATTCAGTGCTGAATAAACTTCATGATGATAACTGGTATATTGTCAGAAACATAGTTTATGTACTTGGCCGTATAGCAGATTCCAGGGTACTGAGCCACATTAATAGTATTAAGGACCATAGAGAACCAAGAGTAAGAAAAGAGATAATCCATACTCTGTCTGAGATTAATAGTGATGAGGCAAAAAATATGCTTGTCTTATATCTTAATGACAGTGATAGTTCTGTACGAGTGTCAGCATTAAAAAGATTAACATTAATGGGACACAGAAAAGCAGTTTCGGAGATATTGCGGATAATCACTTCTGAGGCATTTGACAGGAGAGAGATATTTGAGAAAAAAGAGTTGTTTTATTCGCTCGCCGATCTAGGTTCTGAGGATCAATTGCCATTCTTGAAAGAGTTATTAATGAAGAAGTCACGGCTTTTTGGCAGAGCAAGAGTTGATGAGATGAGGTTACTTTCTGTTCATGCACTCAGGAAGATGAACGTCTCTGCCGCTACAGATATCATTAGAGAGGGAGCATCATCCTCTGATAAGGTTATAAGAAAGATATGTGAAGACGCACTTAGAAGCGCGGGGAGGAGGGATATATGA